One Gadus morhua chromosome 23, gadMor3.0, whole genome shotgun sequence DNA segment encodes these proteins:
- the actr3b gene encoding actin-related protein 3B isoform X1 translates to MSAQLPPCVIDCGTGYTKIGYAGNTEPQFIMPSCIAIRESAGVGDQAQRRLVRGVEDLDFYIGDEAIDKPNYATKWPIRHGMVEDWDLMEKFMEQIIFKYLRAEPEDHSFLMTEPPLNTPENREYLAEIMFETFNIPGLYIAVQAVLALAASWTSRQVGERTLTGIVIDSGDGVTHAIPVAEGYVIGSCIKHIPIAGRDITFFIQQLLRDREVGIPPEQSLETAKAVKERYCYICPDIVKEFTKYDSDPAKWIKQYHGINSVSKNPFHIDVGYERFLGPEIFFHPEFANPDFMQPISDVVDEVIQNCPIDVRRPLYKNIVLSGGSTMFRDFGRRMQRDLKRVVDARLKISEQLSGGRIKPKPMEVQVVTHHMQRYAVWFGGSMLASTPEFLQVCHSKKDYDEIGPSICRHNPVFGVMS, encoded by the exons ATGTCGGCGCAGTTGCCACCCTGCGTTATAGACTGCGGGACGGG GTATACTAAGATTGGCTATGCTGGAAATACAGAGCCTCAGTTCATAATGCCCTCAT GTATAGCCATCAGAGAGTCGGCTGGGGTGGGGGATCAGGCTCAGAGGAGGCTTGTGCGCGGGGTGGAGGACCTGGACTTCTACATTGGAGACGAGGCCATCGACAAGCCCAACTATGCAACCAAG TGGCCTATTCGGCATGGGATGGTGGAAGACTGGGATCTGATGGAGAAGTTCATGGAGCAAATCATCTTCAAATACCTTCGGGCGGAACCAGAGGACCACAGCTTCCTTATG ACAGAGCCTCCGCTCAACACTCCAGAGAACAGAGAGTATCTGGCAGAGATAATGTTTGAGACATTCAACATACCTGGGCTTTACATCGCTGTACAG GCAGTGCTAGCGTTAGCTGCATCCTGGACGTCTCGGCAGGTTGGCGAGAGAACCCTGACTGGAATCGTCATCGACAGCGGAGATGGAGTCACCCATGCCATCCCtgtg GCAGAAGGCTACGTGATTGGTAGCTGTATCAAGCACATCCCCATCGCTGGGCGGGACATCACGTTTTTCATCCAACAGTTgctgagggacagagaggtggGAATTCCTCCAGAGCAGTCTCTGGAGACTGCTAAAGCTGTTAAG GAGCGCTACTGCTACATTTGCCCAGACATTGTGAAGGAGTTCACCAAGTACGACTCGGACCCAGCCAAATGGATCAAGCAGTACCACGGTATCAACTCTGTCAGCAAGAACCCATTCCACATCGACGTGGGCTACGAGCGATTCCTCGGCCCAGAGATCTTCTTCCACCCAGAG TTTGCCAATCCTGACTTCATGCAACCAATTTCAGACGTTGTCGATGAGGTCATTCAGAACTGTCCAATTGATGTAAGAAGACCACTATACAAG aacatCGTGCTCTCTGGGGGGTCCACCATGTTCCGGGACTTTGGCCGTCGTATGCAGAGGGACTTAAAAAGGGTGGTGGACGCCCGGCTGAAGATCAGCGAGCAGCTCAGCGGAGGAAGAATCAAG CCTAAGCCAATGGAGGTTCAAGTCGTGACTCACCACATGCAGCGCTACGCAGTCTGGTTTGGAGGCTCAATGCTGGCATccacg CCGGAGTTTCTGCAGGTATGTCACTCCAAGAAGGACTACGATGAGATTGGCCCTAGCATCTGTCGCCATAATCCTGTGTTTGGAGTCATGTCTTGA
- the actr3b gene encoding actin-related protein 3B isoform X2, with product MVEDWDLMEKFMEQIIFKYLRAEPEDHSFLMTEPPLNTPENREYLAEIMFETFNIPGLYIAVQAVLALAASWTSRQVGERTLTGIVIDSGDGVTHAIPVAEGYVIGSCIKHIPIAGRDITFFIQQLLRDREVGIPPEQSLETAKAVKERYCYICPDIVKEFTKYDSDPAKWIKQYHGINSVSKNPFHIDVGYERFLGPEIFFHPEFANPDFMQPISDVVDEVIQNCPIDVRRPLYKNIVLSGGSTMFRDFGRRMQRDLKRVVDARLKISEQLSGGRIKPKPMEVQVVTHHMQRYAVWFGGSMLASTPEFLQVCHSKKDYDEIGPSICRHNPVFGVMS from the exons ATGGTGGAAGACTGGGATCTGATGGAGAAGTTCATGGAGCAAATCATCTTCAAATACCTTCGGGCGGAACCAGAGGACCACAGCTTCCTTATG ACAGAGCCTCCGCTCAACACTCCAGAGAACAGAGAGTATCTGGCAGAGATAATGTTTGAGACATTCAACATACCTGGGCTTTACATCGCTGTACAG GCAGTGCTAGCGTTAGCTGCATCCTGGACGTCTCGGCAGGTTGGCGAGAGAACCCTGACTGGAATCGTCATCGACAGCGGAGATGGAGTCACCCATGCCATCCCtgtg GCAGAAGGCTACGTGATTGGTAGCTGTATCAAGCACATCCCCATCGCTGGGCGGGACATCACGTTTTTCATCCAACAGTTgctgagggacagagaggtggGAATTCCTCCAGAGCAGTCTCTGGAGACTGCTAAAGCTGTTAAG GAGCGCTACTGCTACATTTGCCCAGACATTGTGAAGGAGTTCACCAAGTACGACTCGGACCCAGCCAAATGGATCAAGCAGTACCACGGTATCAACTCTGTCAGCAAGAACCCATTCCACATCGACGTGGGCTACGAGCGATTCCTCGGCCCAGAGATCTTCTTCCACCCAGAG TTTGCCAATCCTGACTTCATGCAACCAATTTCAGACGTTGTCGATGAGGTCATTCAGAACTGTCCAATTGATGTAAGAAGACCACTATACAAG aacatCGTGCTCTCTGGGGGGTCCACCATGTTCCGGGACTTTGGCCGTCGTATGCAGAGGGACTTAAAAAGGGTGGTGGACGCCCGGCTGAAGATCAGCGAGCAGCTCAGCGGAGGAAGAATCAAG CCTAAGCCAATGGAGGTTCAAGTCGTGACTCACCACATGCAGCGCTACGCAGTCTGGTTTGGAGGCTCAATGCTGGCATccacg CCGGAGTTTCTGCAGGTATGTCACTCCAAGAAGGACTACGATGAGATTGGCCCTAGCATCTGTCGCCATAATCCTGTGTTTGGAGTCATGTCTTGA